The proteins below are encoded in one region of Chelmon rostratus isolate fCheRos1 chromosome 21, fCheRos1.pri, whole genome shotgun sequence:
- the ercc4 gene encoding DNA repair endonuclease XPF — translation MAGPLLEFETEMFLSLFGCDGLLVVAEGMGIDRILLQFMRVYSEQGSLVLLLNTTTPEQEYFTEQLRMEGVAHLPRTVTSDVQSTERYNVYTEGGVLFVTSRILVVDFLTDRIPAHLISGILVYRAHKIIESCQEAFILRLFRQKNKTGFIKAFTDKATAFSSGFCQVERVMRNLFVKKLYLWPRFQASVNTALDRHKPEVVELHVSLMPAMRAIQSSILDIMSACLKELKRYNPTLEAEDLSLENTLGNTFDKTIRHYLDPLWHQLGAKTKALVQDLKVLRVLLLYLTQYDCVTFLNLLESLRSSQKIFGSNSGWLFLDSSTSMFVNARGRVYRIPESKKKLKVGAEAEKQKPSSALEVKRELVLEKSPKWEALTEVLQEIERENKSSQQEPGHVLICASDDRTCAQLQQYIRHGSDWLLNRLYARTIGKRDSAAAAAFELDSHKKGKGWPTKGAKGKEPAQKKNTKSTKSKKRPSLTLTQMMGKEETDGAVVMGSSGDEDEPMEEEEGEEEPLKLDLSSDAYYGVLKEPLTVIHPLKGLTDPHSLTRVLYKVEPSFVVLYDAEVSFVRQLEIYKASRPGKPLRVYFLIYGGSTEEQKYLTALSKEKKAFEHLIREKATMVIPEEREGREDTNLDLARNLEPANATTNTRKAGGQEQPKEPSRVIVDMREFRSELPSLLHRRGLDIEPVTLEVGDYILTPDTCVERKSVSDLIGSLQSGRLYTQCLSMIRYYRKPVLLIEFDPAKPFSLMARSDFRHEISSNDISSKLTLLTLHFPRLRILWCPSPHATADLFLDLKQGRSEPDAAAAQAVTAESDVVAESADLYNPGPYDFLLKMPGVNTKNYRALIKNADSLADLAKLSQDKLAEILGNANNAKLLYEFFHHVADAPAPVQKAKQT, via the exons ATGGCGGGTCCACTGCTGGAGTTTGAGACTGAGATGTTTCTGAGTCTGTTCGGCTGTGACGGGCTGCTGGTGGTGGCGGAGGGGATGGGGATAGACCGCATCCTACTTCAATTCATGCGGGTTTACTCTGAGCAGGGGAGCCTGGTCCTCCTGCTCAACACAACCACACCTGAACAG GAGTATTTTACAGAGCAGCTGCGAATGGAGGGTGTGGCCCACCTGCCCAGGACGGTCACCAGCGACGTCCAGAGCACTGAGCGCTATAATGTATACACTGAGGGAGGGGTGCTGTTTGTCACCAGCAGGATCCTGGTGGTCGACTTCCTCACTGACCGCATCCCTGCTCATCTCATATCAG GCATCCTGGTGTACCGTGCTCATAAAATCATTGAGTCATGTCAGGAGGCGTTCATCCTTCGTCTGTTCAGACAGAAGAACAAGACAGGCTTCATTAAAGCCTTCACTGACAAAGCCACGGCCTTCTCCTCAGGCTTCTGCCAGGTGGAGCGTGTGATGAGGAACCTCTTTGTCAAAAAGCTCTACCTGTGGCCCAG GTTTCAAGCATCCGTAAACACAGCACTGGACAGGCACAAGCCGGAGGTGGTGGAGCTGCATGTGTCTTTGATGCCAGCTATGAGGGCCATCCAGAGCTCCATCCTGGATATCATGAGCGCCTGTCTGAAGGAGCTCAAACGCTACAACCCCACCCTCGAGGCCGAAGACCTCTCCCTAGAGAACACGCTGGGAAACACCTTTGACAAG ACCATCCGTCACTACCTGGACCCCCTGTGGCATCAGCTGGGAGCCAAGACCAAGGCCCTGGTCCAGGACCTGAAAGTGCTGAGGGTTCTCTTGCTTTACCTCACCCAGTACGACTGTGTGACCTTCCTCAATCTGCTTGAGTCGCTGCGCTCCAGCCAAAAGATCTTTGGATCCAATTCAG GGTGGTTGTTCCTGGACTCCAGTACCTCCATGTTTGTGAATGCCAGGGGCAGAGTGTACCGCATCCCTGAGAGCAAAAAGAAACTCAAAGTGGGAGCggaggcagagaaacaaaagcCATCCTCTGCCTTAG aggtgaAGCGGGAACTGGTGCTGGAGAAGAGCCCAAAGTGGGAGGCTCTGACTGAGGTACTGCAGGAGATTGAGAGGGAGAACAAGAGCTCTCAACAAGAACCAG GTCATGTGCTGATCTGTGCCAGTGACGACAGGACTTGtgcccagctgcagcagtacaTCAGGCACGGCTCTGACTGGCTGCTCAACCGACTGTATGCCCGCACGATCGGTAAACGGGACTCCGCCGCAGCCGCTGCTTTTGAACTTGACTCACACAAAAAGGGCAAAGGCTGGCCTACAAAAGGAGCCAAGGGAAAGGAgcctgcacagaaaaaaaacacaaaatccaCAAAGAGTAAAAAAAGGCCATCCCTGACCCTGACCCAGATGATggggaaggaggagacagacggAGCAGTGGTGATGGGCAGCAGTGGAGATGAGGATGAAccgatggaggaggaggaaggtgaggaagaACCGCTGAAGCTGGATTTGTCATCGGATGCCTACTACGGTGTCCTAAAGGAGCCGCTGACTGTCATTCACCCACTGAAAGGCCTCACTGACCCCCACAGCCTGACCCGGGTGCTGTATAAGGTGGAGCCCAGTTTCGTGGTGCTGTACGACGCTGAAGTCAGTTTCGTCCGCCAGCTGGAGATCTACAAAGCTAGCCGGCCCGGAAAGCCACTGAGGGTCTATTTCCTCATCTATGGAGGCTCGACAGAAGAACAGAAGTACCTGACGGCACTGTCCAAGGAAAAGAAAGCCTTCGAACACTTGATCAG GGAAAAGGCCACTATGGTCATcccagaggagagggaggggcgGGAAGACACCAACTTGGACCTTGCAAGGAATTTAGAGCCTGCCAATGCCACCACCAACACCCGCAAAGCAG GAGGCCAGGAGCAGCCCAAAGAGCCCTCCCGAGTCATTGTGGACATGCGTGAGTTCCGCAGTGAGCTCCCCTCCTTGCTGCACCGCCGTGGGCTGGACATCGAGCCTGTCACCCTAGAAGTAGGTGATTACATCTTGACCCCGGACACATGCGTCGAGCGCAAGAGCGTCAGTGATCTGATTGGCTCGTTGCAGAGCGGCCGCCTCTACACCCAGTGTCTCTCAATGATCCGCTACTACAGGAAACCAGTGCTTCTCATTGAGTTTGACCCAGCGAAACCGTTTTCCTTAATGGCCCGGTCGGATTTCCGTCATGAGATATCGTCTAATGATATTTCTTCAAAACTCACCTTACTCACCTTGCATTTCCCCCGGCTGCGTATCCTGTGGTGCCCCTCGCCACACGCCACAGCTGACCTCTTTCTGGATCTAAAGCAAGGTCGCTCCGAACccgatgctgcagcagctcaggctgtcacagcagagtcagacgTGGTGGCGGAGTCGGCAGACCTCTACAACCCCGGACCTTATGACTTCCTGTTGAAAATGCCTGGGGTCAATACAAAAAACTACAGGGCTCTTATAAAAAATGCAGACAGCCTGGCAGATTTAGCCAAACTTAGCCAAGACAAGCTTGCTGAAATACTCGGgaatgctaacaatgctaaGTTGTTGTACGAGTTTTTCCATCATGTCGCTGATGCCCCTGCTCCTGTGCAGAAGGCCAAACAGACATGA